The Mauremys reevesii isolate NIE-2019 linkage group 1, ASM1616193v1, whole genome shotgun sequence genome segment GGTGAGGCCACCACTTATTTCTTCTTCACCTACGGCCGGATtgaccttttgtgggcctggtgccaaacttatttgtgggcccccatgggagCAGTGGAGCATGACatggggaggtcagtccccagagTGAGGGGCCAGCTAGGGGCAATGGGGCCTGGCATGGCAGGGACGGCCCAGCTCCGCCCAGCCCCATGCAAGGCCACTATTTACAAACCGGGAGTTGCCAGACACACAGGGGCCTgcccggccctgtgctgccagcatgcgcCTTCCCCTTGGGGGCGGTCCCATGCCTCACTGCACAGCCCCCCCCAATATCTTCCCGACTCCCTAtggacagagcccccccagacccacTATGCCATCATCCCCAACTCCTCCAcacaaatgcacagcaccctgcacaacaccacccctgcccagcacccccccgcccacagccccaccacaactgcccagcaacccccacagaacccccattccctagtgccccaacgtacacatcttccccaccccctcacagcccagcaccaccCCTGCAAGAAACCCACTCCCCAACGCCCTGCCTCCCGGCCACAGTCACTGGCCTGGCTGGGAGGcaactgtgtctgccaggctgagccggccGTGCAGtcagagctggtcctggggccggGAATCGCTCCAGTCCCTTGGGAGTGGTgtgatcagccaggccagggcctgccccagctgggctctTTCAAGACACACTTCCCctagaggggcccagccaagctccccgcactgtcccctctcctcctcccccacccggctgacactggccaggcttctgcaccagtcccaggtggctcagctccagagagacaggtggggccccacaggtggttggaagcagagactgcccggaGCCGGAGGTGCACTGAAATCCGTCCAGGGAGCAGAAAGGAGCAGAGGGGTATGCCAAGAGGAGcaagtggggggtgaggggagtcagaggggtctcagggtgcagtgcaagcggaccaggctggggcccccttctgagcatgggcctgtCTCCATGGAGCCATTGGTGCCATTATAAACCCGGGACTGTCTTCACCTTCTGCTTCTCAACCTTTCTTCTTCCTTCTCACCCCTTCCAATGTTCCtcttttcttcccttcctctttATCCATTTCCTTGCTACTTCTCCCTATTTATTTTCCCTCTTCCCTTTTTGCTTTGtctctcagtttcccatcttccTACCTCATTGTCTCTCATGGTACTATAGTATTTATCCAGCAGCTTTCCTTCTGGGTACAATGGGCAGGGTTGGGCTGGACACTCAGTTAATTCTCTTCAGGCCCTTCCCACACTCACCCATGGCTGGGGAGCTTGGTCAAAGACTTTGGCCTGATCCATCATGGCTGCTGTGCACTTAGCTCCGTATTACAGTAATCTGAAGCGTCTGTGACCCCAGCTTGTTACCCTGCCTTTGTCTTTCTTACCAGTGAGAGGGAAAAACATGGTAATACATTGATCCTGGTCATCCCTGCATTTCTGAGTGGTGAAGCATCTTCCGCCATTAGGGCAATGATAACACTCCAGAGACACAACAGCTGAAGGAGGCAGGAGATAAAACAAGGAGGATCAACAGGATAACGGGCAAGGTGCCTTCTTTCTCTTAGGAGTGATTGAAATGTGAGGCTCTCCACCAACTTTTCTTTGTGGGGGCAGGGTAGATTGAACAGGAGGATTGCCCAGCAAGTAGGGTGCAAGCTTGGAACTTGAGACGTGGGTTAATTTCCCTGGTGTGCCACAGAATGtaatgaccttaggcaagtcacttagtgactctgtgcctcggttctccatctgtacaatggggataatagcactgccctgcctcctaaAGGGTATTGCTTAGGTAAAATCATTAAGGCTTGTGAGGtgatcagatactatggtaaagGGGTGATTATAAGTAGCATAAATCGATATCTAGCTATGGAAATATGCAGATTTGGTGGACAGGAGGAGGATGGATCAGTCTCTGACCTTGTCAATGCTTGTCTGTACTTGTGGTAGCATGTGGGGTATGCATAGCTAcaggcagcagtgaaaggctctggcaggagggacacagtGAGGAAAGGCTCTGTCACCTccttgctgctggagcctttccccactgcttccCCCGCACAAGAGCCTTTTTCCACTAGCAGAGCCTTTTCCTGTGATAGGGAAAAGCTCCACAGCCGGAAGGCAGTGGGACAATAAtgtctaaaaatagcagtgcagatgaGGGAGGCATGGCTTGGGCGACTAGAGAGCTGTGCAGTATACACACCCTTTGGTTCAGGTGTGTAGAGCACTCTACTCACATAAGCAGTGTCTCACTGCCTGCACTGCTGTTTATAGCCGTGCTAGCTGGGCATATAGCGTCTGTACCCTACACCCTGCCATAAGTGTAGAACTACCCTTTGTCTAACTTTTCCTTTCTAATATTTCATATTGAACAAAAGGGTCAGTTAGGAAAACATGAAGGATGGTGAGAAGCAACAGAGGGTTTACAAGTGGGGGACTCACCTTGTGCCATCAGTGCTAGGGCGAGCACACACACAATCAGGTTCCTCATTTTGTGTAGAAAGGCTTTAAACAGACACCTGGGGATGAGAATGagcaattttctttttttaaaaagacagtatAATTAGTGGGCTGCATGTGGAGAGTCAGCACATCTCAGAGCACGGAGGTGGGACTCCCTTACTAGAAAGCTCTGGCCTGCCATTCTGGAACCCTGTATTCACCTCAGACTCACCGAGTCAGTACCAGTAATtaagagaagagccacaaaaccCACCAGGGGCTGACGGCCTGACCACTGAGGAAAGCTCAAAAGAGCTAAGTACACAGAGATGGGGTTAGGATGACAAAGGCCTGGGTGGGGAACATGGTAACAATCTTTAGACAACGGAAGGTGTAAACACCATGGAGGTAACTTTGTCGAGCGTGTATAGGGACATAACAAGGCATGATGAGGGAAAGTTCTGCTGAATATCCTATTTTTTAGTTTGGGGCACTCATTCTTTTTACCCCTTTGTTTTCAAGTGGAGAACAAGGGTCCTGCTTTTTGGATGGATAACAGATGGCACTAACGTAGTCACCAACCTTCCAGAAATACATTGTACCTGTATAGGCGTAGCAAAATGGATGAATGTCTCTGAAAAATCAATTTCCCCACCTGCTGGCCAAACTATATGTTGCAACATCCAAAGCATTTAGCGTTGTTTTTTGGGTAAGAGAGAATTGCCTCCCCTTGATCCAGCATCACAATCACTAGCCAcccctccctgccttgcaaacACCACCAGCTGGTGAAGGTGAAGGCAGCATACTGTTGAGACCTTTTGGCTAGTGATTGTGATGCTGGATCAAGGGGAGGCAATTCTCTCTTACCCAAAAAACAACGCTAAATGCTTTGGATGTTGCAACATATAGTTTGGCCAGCAGGTGGGGAAATTGATTTTTCAGAGACATTCATCCATTTTGCTACGCCTATACAGGTACAATGTATTTCTGGAAGGTTGGTGACTACGTTAGTGCCATCTGTTATCCATCCAAAAAGCAGGACCCTTGTTCTCCACTTGAAAACAAAGGGGTAAAAAGAATGAGtgccccaaaaaaaaacccagcccaaATATCAATTATTTTTTAGTTTATATTTGTCTTGTGTTTTAAGGAAATAACAGTTAAAAGGGCTTTGTCCTGAGGGCACTGGAGGTTTGGTATCTGACTAGATGCCGTTCTTGCAGTGCACAGGGCATAGTTAGTTTAGTCCTCCTCAGGCTGCCACACAGAATAACACAATTGAGCCAATGCAATTCAGTCTTGGCTGCTGTTAAACCTAGGGGGACCCTGGGACACATTGCCTGAATTCTTCCGCAATCTACCCATGATGAAGCACTCTTGTATTTGGACACAGGACATGCTAAAGTCACTGGAGAAGAAGTGCTCCATTTTGAAAATGATCAAAAGGTCTGGTCTAGGTGGAACTTTGTCTGTCAATTAAGGATGCTGAGCTGAGTAATGGTTTGCACCATCACAGGTATTCGCTAAACATGCCCTGCAGTTATTCAGCCTCTTTTTAACTGTCCTGTGATGGGATTTATAAACTCCACATTACAAGTGATGGTTTAAGGGGAGCTGAGGAGCCTGACTAGCCCATATTGTGGCACCTGGAGCTGGATCCTGCTGGGTAGAACCAACTTGGGTGGTTCCTATAAAGAAAAGACTGTAGGGCACTAGGGAAAGGAGACTCCGGAGACAGGTAGGTGGGAGTTTTCTTTCTGGGGGAAAGAAACCATGGAAGTGTCTATAGGAAAGAGCTGTTATCCTGGGACTATCCCTGAAGGGagagggcagctgtggggaggagACTTCTGAAAGAGGCCTGGGAGAAGAAAAACTCCAGATAATAAGCAGTGAGGGTCAGTGGCTTGAAAGGATCTTGGTTTCTATGGAGAAAGTTCTGGAAGGCAGCAGTTTGGAATAAAGTGAGGAAGAACTTTGAAGAGCTTAGGGAAGGGGCAAAGAGGTTGTGGAGGACTGAGCCTGGGAAGGGTGGAAGAGTTTTGAATTTGGACACTGTTACCCTGGAAGTACTAGAAAATCACTGTCTTGTCATTCAGATCCCTCTGAAAAACTCACTCCTCCCGCTCAGTTTTTCAATGGAAATCCACCAAAGCAGCTAAAAAATTTACATACAGAATGAATGGCGCTCAAAATGCATCTTCATTTGCTCAGCCAGTGCATAAGGGCCTGTATTTTAACACGTTTTAAAAATTTTGATCTCCAAATCCATATTAATGCACTTTGATACATGTGGGGTGAGTTTCTAAGGTCCTGAGCACCCAGAGCACAGCACTTACTGAATTCAGCATTAGTTGGGAGAGGCTCAGAATCTCTGAAAATTTGCCACATTTAGTTGGTTGATTAGCTTTGGGCCACACACAACTGAAATGTTAGCCGGAACTGTTTTGTCTGTAAAACTTCTTGGAACAGGGACTATGGACCAGATTTcttaaagggatttaggtgcctaaagagcaGGTATCACACTAGGTGCCTAGCTgcatatttaggtgcttaaataccttttaaaaaaaaccctggctcatagactcagagactttaaggtcagaagggaccattatgatcatctagtctgacttcctgcacaacgcaggccacagaatctcacccatccacatTAGTCTTCATCTCCTAATATAcactgtacagcaccaagcatgTTGTGAGTGCTAAATAACATACTTgtgaacccctgctctagagacgAGTTAGAGGAAACTCAAACTTCAGGGAACACAGGCTGGGGTCACAAAcacagattagattagattacaTGAaactggaatcagtctgactgaGTCTAATGCTCAATTTCACATTCTATTCATGCTGGTGAttcaaggaaggaaaaaaatctcacATACCTGGTTTGCAGTTGAAGCGAGGGAGATCGGTTTCATTGCTGCTGTATGGGGCTGCTGGTTTATATacttccccacttgccccctccacTCTGCTCCCGCCCAGTAGACATGGAATTTCCCGCAATTGTTGACTTTGTTTTACTGTCACTTTGCCCAGGGAAAACAGAGGGAAGAACAGGACACAGCAACCTTCAGTAAACTTGTGTTGAAACACTTCCTTTTGGATAGGACTCAGCTCTTAGGGAAACTCGAAGCTCTTACAGAAGGCACAAAGTACACAGTGTATCTACCAAACAGATGAGGAAATATTCAGGGAACCTGGATGGCTAGTGTAAACAAAAGAAAGCACTCTAAGGGGTGCTTCCCACCACAGTAAATCTATGGCGTATGCTTATGGTTCAaaactacacttttttttttagtccTTGTATCGCTGACTAGTGTCATGTCTATATTTAAAAGTTACacagttgtaatttaaatcagtcTAATTATACCTGTTTAGATACACTCTTTGTGTATGTTCACACTGTAGAAACCATGTGTTCACACAGCAGTGTGCAGTCAAGGTCCATCTCCCAGGATGCCTTGCACTGCTTCTAGGCTTGCTGCATTCTGGGCAACTTTCATAGCAGATATTGGGTTACTTCTCAGAGGCCAAAAGAGGAGTGGGAACAGGCATCAAACTTGCTTAATCCCTCTTGTGCCCTGGTGCCATTTTGAACACTTTCAGCATGGAGGTGGCACACGAACACTGGGCTCCAGTCCCTTAGTAACTGTGAAAAGCAGATCCTGTCATACTGGAGAGGCCTCACTGAGGCATCCTCAGAAGCCTACTAGACCCAGCAGGATTGTTACAGGAGATGGAATGATGGAGGACCAGGTGATGGATTCCATACACACGTCTGTGTAGTCTGTGTATTTGGTGAACTCCACTCGACAGAGCACGGCTTTGGAGGCTGACCTATGAGCACAAAATGGTAGGACCAGGTAATTATTTATGCTATAGATACACACATGTAGGGTTCTGTGGTATATCTCTGCCTTTCTAATATGTCTATCCTAAATTCATTATTGGAATGCTCCACTATATATTAGTGATGGACCTTTTTATATAAGTTCTGTTTTCAATAAAGTTTGTATTTCAGTGATTGTGTAAGTACTTATTCTATGCACCTAAACTTCAATAAACAATCCTGATTTATACATACATGCATTTCTAAACAGTCATTTACTTATTGCCAGATTTTGCAACCCATATTCACATGCCAGTTAGTGCTACAGAATGTGAGTATGGGTTGCAAAATGGAACACTTTTGTAACAGGATTTTGTAAACATTTCAAAGAATTTTCCTTAACAACTGTGAATGTTCTAATATTGATTACTTTGCTATCCCTTTATGTAGATATTTACACATGGTATTTTTCTTATGGGACCTGTCCACTAACTTTCTTAATAaagacaaaaaaatctacatttgtaagttgcactttcatgataaagaaattgcactacagtacttgtatgaggtgaattgaaaaatactatttctttcatttatcatttttacagtgccaaCATTGGTAATAAAAACATAATATagaatgagcactgtacactttgtattctgtgttgtaattgaaatcaatatatttgaaaatgtagaaaaatatccaaaatatttataataattttcaattggtattctattattgtttaacagtgtgattaaaactgcacttaatcgtgattaatttttttaatcgtttgacaacCTAGTTTCTTCAAAGATTTCCAGCAACTGAACTCTAGTCACTGCTATGATGAATCTGCCAGGCAGGCATCTTTCATTTCCATCAACCCCCTACCTAACCTTCCAGGGTGGCAGCACAGCTGTATGTCCCTGAAGACAGAATATCCTGCAATTGGTCTTCAGAGTCTGGAAAGGCTCTGGTGGCCAGGTGTAGGGAGATACCTCAATGCAGTATTAATACAAAAATGTTGATAAATTTTATTAATGGGTCATTAAACTTGCCTGTGCCTCTACTGAAGTTTAAGATATATTTATCATTACTTACAAACATATGGTGCTTCTTGAAAAGTACCTAACATGCATATATCTATTTGttaaattatattaaatattCAAGCTATCCAAAAGAATTCCAGCAGACTTCTGCTTTCTGTTACTGCAGAGACAAGCAAATGTCAGGAAGATCACCCTTTGTTAGCAATAAAACCATGTTTGTTGCCCCTCTGAGCATCTATACCAAATCAGAAAAGCTGCATTTTAAACTTCCTCTTGCTTTAACTTTCtatatcaattttttttatatactgtgttttttaaaaatagatgtgAGTTAGGCTGATATCCTAAAGAGTATATTATTGAGCACCATAAGCAATGATATACCAGACAAGACCTGCCAGCCTTATAGTCTTTTGCTGACTTAGAAGCGGTATAAGTACTTATGAGATAGTAAGCTTGGCTCACAATATATTTAGGAAACAGTATTgtgaaagacaaggtgggtgcggtaatatcttttattggaccaacttctgttggtgaaagagacaagtttttgacctgcacagagctcttcttcaggtctgggaaaggtaatcagAATGTCACCACTCAATCTAAGGTGGAACAGCGTGTTAAACATAAAGAGTTAACATGTTGCAAGAAACCATTCAGAATGAAGCGGGCAATTAACACTTCTGCACTTATAGGAcaaaggagagttagtgggttTCAGATTAttgtaatgagacataaaaactgatgtaagcagggtcagaataAGTTCTCCCCTGACCTTGCCAGAGACtggccagaaacagacaggagtggaggagcttcctcactgccctaaacaccagaggcataataggaacatgatgatgatgatgacctcTAGTAATGAGGACCAGACCATATTTGCATaaacacctactctgcctaggtattcAGGAGACAGCGCTGCATTGCCAAAGTGATCCATTTTGACCGGTACTGAATGCATGGgtagtgaaatgttgttatccttatcgtatgagtaaagggcagcagaactgtgcttagtttgtcctgattgagggggtcaccctcaaaTGAACTGAACTCCTTAACCAGGGCATAGGGATACCAAAACCCTGtgaaaggggagtgggaggatAGACAGTGTGAGGGAAAATATGGTGGGCTTACAACTTTGGCCAGGCTTTTAGGCCTAAACTTTGTATAAGCTTGTTTCTAGGTTGTGTTGAACTTTGGTTCAGCTTGTCTCTGTGTAtaaggagaagagaggaaggggacAGAGTGATGAAAGAATGATGGAAAGTTGCTTGTGTGTGTCAAGAGGTAAAAGGAATCACAGTGGAAAGTTCCCAAAAtggaacaatggctttgtgtgtATAAAGGGCATAAGGGGTAGAGTGATAAAGTCCCCAAGTAGCATAAGTTGCAATGACCAGGCTTATGAAATATATAACCACAATAGTTGTGTTAGAAAGGTTACTGACCACAAAGGAACAGACAGTGAGTAACGGGGGGCTAGTGGGTGAGacacttgtttttgcttttgttctATATTAATTTTGCAATGTATTCCAAATAAAGTAATTAATACTGAAGTATGTGTaatttgtctgtggttttaacctttataagctGGCTAGAAATTTATGGAAGGCAGAGCAGTTTGCCTCTTGTGCGGGGCCATGCTGACTCTCCCTGCATATGTGCTTGTATgaaataaaggagcctcaggctgtctgatctaaaatgtgtggtcaattttccacaacactTTGGGGGCTCGCCCGGGATCCACAGatgacttccccagactggaggACCGCGGGCAGTCTCCCACCAAACCCTGGGCCCATTTgaaaggtaagagaccttttgaaatctctatcaTGGATTGTTGGTGGAGGACTGACCCGTAGGCTCAGGGTTTGGGTGAGTTATGAGCTGGATCTGAACCTTCACTCACATACAGGCACGTAAATCAAAATCCCGACAGAGCTGTCAGGGCGGAAGACAAGATCCAGCCAATTACGGCCAGACCAAGACCTACGGACCGATAGGAGCTGGACCGAGGTCTACCTAGCCACATCCAGTGGCTCTCCCCGGGAACAAAGTCCAGATGAACAGAACTGGACTAAACAGAATCCTGATGAACAGAACGGGACCAAACAAGATCCGGGTGAACAGAACCGGACCGAGGGACGTCGGGCGTGTCTGATGGAAAAAAGGTTCAGATCCAGCTTATAACGCACCCAAACCCTGAGCCTACGGGTCAGTCCTCCACCAACAACCCAcgatagagatttcaaaaggtctcttacctttcAAATGGGGCCAGGGTTTGGTGGGAGACTGCCCGCGGTCCTCCGGTCTGGGGAAgtcatctgtggatcccggacgagccccaaaATTTTTGTAAAACTTTGGGATACCTGTGAGTAGCAACATTGATTGTGAACCTAATTTTACTGGACAAATTATAACAAGTTATGTGCAGCTTCACAGATCCAGTATCGCCAAATGCCCTTTGAGAACCACTCCCAACTGAAAAACCGAACTCAGCCCTCATAAAATTTCTACCAGGACACGCAATGCAACTACCAACAGTGCCCTGCTGGCCctggctcagatggacattcatttaataaataagacaatgcttaattattgccaggcactaatgaaatgtgttaggtcttttTATATACAGTAGCTCTGCTGCTCGCTGAAACCAGAATACTAGGTCTACATGGAGGTCCACCAGCGAGgaactgccctggccccatgctgaaAGACCCTTATCAAATCCAGTTAATTACCAAtgccgctgtgaagtgccacgaATTGACCATCTGCCCCTGTTTCTCACTGTAATGGCTCTCTGACTGATGATCGGTCTATCTTTCCTTCTGGCGTTGTTGctccttctggacagcaggagggaaggacaaggtaaAAGAGCTGGTAACCTCTCCTTTGTCTGCTGACAGACCCACTGAGCCTTTGAGTCTTGCTAAGAAAACAACCTCTCCACCtgaggacataataaagcctccaagcaagcaaggtgattatgctagtaacctctcccttgctgcctcactgccagacagctaagtgaattaagactacgaaatctcgaagaatagcttgccgaagctagccaaaactacctgaaaatgaaacttataatgttcctcagcctctcctccttaaCGAACTTAGGGTGGGGATGAGAAAGTAAAATTTTTCTAGATCTTAGCCGATCAGTAGCCTCACTAGTAAATAATCAAACGTATACTCAAAGCGTCTGTTCTGCCACTGAAGATTTTACCGGTACTGAAAATTATTCCTGTGACTAATGATTTATCCTGTACCATATTGCAATTTATTGCAATATACCCATACTTATACTATTAATATTAATGCCTCTCTGCCCTTTGTGAAGGTGTATGGCCAACAGATGTGGTATAATACTTCACAAAAAAATGTGTTGGGACACCGATAAACTGTAATTAATGCTACATTGGGGACCATTAAATTCACACTGTCCTTATTCAGTTTTCAAATTACCTCTACATATCCAAATAGCTCTAAAAGGAGCTGCCATTCAGCTAGCATAGCAAAAGAACTGGGTTTCCcctagaaagaaagaaacttgGCTAAACACTTGTGGGATGGGGTTAATGGCGCAGCTGCAGTTTGGAATATCCACAAAAGTCAAGAACATGAAGAAAAATTAGGCCAACTGGAAAAGGCCTCTGGTCTTAATTCTGGAGCACAGTTAACTCAGGTGCAGGTGGGAGTGGGTGAATTGCATgttatttcagcccttagttctatgacccagaaggtactaagagagatggtattgaatatcactgatgctgggaaggcattgcagtgggatctggcgtGCTCAGAAGTTCAGGATTTTAAGTGAGtgaccagctaatggccattcagagtgatcttgagcaccaggcttggcccacaGCCCTTACAGACAcctcaggagtaccatctgacctGTGGCCATGGAGGCATACTTGGAAATTCTCTGGGTGGAAGTGTGTGCATTcagagtgctccttccaagcatatggaccggttacagggagtgtgggctcccacataccgaatcctgccgggccCGTAGGGAGGATGCATGTGAgattgggtgattcaccgagaCATTTGGGAAATCAAGCCACCTGATATGCCTAACCAATTCATAGTCAGTGCTCCTAAAATAACAATATTTGGATTGGGATAGGAAACCAATGGACGCTCTCGCCATTAGaacccccacagcttcagtgtgtacgtcaactgaagccaggagaagttgTCACAGTTAATTACAGCTTTTGTTGGAAGGGTATAGGACAAGAAACTATCCTGATAGGATACCTGCTTCTCTAAGCTAATGACAGTTGTGTGCTCGTAGAGGCCACCATATTACAAGACATACATTTTAAtctcaccactgctgcaggcagtcATATTGTATTGGCCTAAAAAGAGAATTTTTGCAATTAGCCCTTCAGCCTCAGATACCCTTTAATTGGGCTACCCTAGTGCCTGACTGGTTCCAGAATCTGTTTGCAGTCTTACCAGAAGTACAGAAAATTTCTGAACTTCAGTGGCAAATTCACATACTCCAGAATATATATCAAATTGAAAAGAATGCTTTTAACACAGCCTATAgggtgtctactttatgtactaaatATGATGCTTTGTGTTTTGTGACTAAAACCATTTAGTAATCTCAACCCCATTGTTTTATTGCCATACGAATGTtattgcttttattattattatttgatatGGGGTTATTGTAAGGGAACAATAAACAGGGACAATGGACCTAAAACATctaactgtccaggagagggctggacagtacaGAACACCtttttcgggggtggggggagaggaatttgggactgggagtgtgttggggttacCTTGCAAGTAATAAGCATGGCAGgtgtttgctgacaggctgcttgGATCAGAGTTGCTGAACCAGAACCGTGGCCCTATGCAGACACTCAGAGTGTGACCTACATGATATTTGGCTGTTTGTGAGGAGttcaggttgggagctacagcagcaaagcattctGAGGCATCCTAGGTTGCAGAGTAGGgatgacacagcccctcactggttCTGATTGCATCCTGAAATGTCATAGCTACCCTGTATGGGCCAGGGTGGGGTCATAcatgacaactaggggtgtgcagtcAGTGTTTTTTTCTATATTGGATGGCCCATTCCATAAGGTGATCTACTTCTCTGTTGTGTcgttgtttggtgaaggtgggtTTAAGTATGTTAAGAAGTGCATGCTGGACTGTTTCCTTGGAACATATTCTGTGGGATCTGAGTTCCTGGCTggagataacagatttcttggtgtgtgtgagggtgtgtgtgtgttgcttgcTAGGTCTGTGGAGGTAAATGTGGAGATCCGTGCAGATATATCCAATGCATATCTACAAAGACTTTGTTTCT includes the following:
- the LOC120405606 gene encoding CD59B glycoprotein-like, which encodes MRNLIVCVLALALMAQAVVSLECYHCPNGGRCFTTQKCRDDQDQCITMFFPLTAKYAKRCSRTYECEVMNAMGGSAVKAICCGTDRCNR